A DNA window from Eikenella exigua contains the following coding sequences:
- a CDS encoding DUF4189 domain-containing protein — MKQSMMNTAAGVLAAVLLGSAGLAYANPYPVGSQQWHNFNGIMQSEADRIQRERNAVRQQPTYSGPTAAEIRAWEQREAEVQARIARFRATPYWMAIAYEIPNRRVMYAGGYRSEARAVEETMRRCGRGRSCHLVATFANTCAMFAYPDGGPNKPSDFFVGKDRNGQQAIVRAVRACEAVHGYNQCSYADVQTRTGDTFCTGYDYSVYGQD; from the coding sequence ATGAAGCAATCAATGATGAACACGGCAGCGGGCGTATTGGCGGCAGTGCTATTGGGCAGTGCGGGCTTGGCATATGCCAACCCCTATCCGGTTGGCTCGCAGCAATGGCACAACTTTAATGGCATCATGCAGTCGGAAGCAGATCGGATACAGCGCGAGCGCAATGCCGTACGGCAACAGCCAACCTACTCCGGCCCCACCGCCGCCGAAATACGCGCCTGGGAGCAGCGTGAGGCGGAGGTGCAAGCACGTATCGCCCGTTTCCGCGCCACGCCGTATTGGATGGCGATTGCATATGAGATCCCAAACCGGCGGGTGATGTATGCCGGCGGTTATCGCAGCGAAGCCCGTGCGGTGGAAGAAACCATGCGCCGCTGCGGTCGTGGCCGAAGCTGCCATCTGGTAGCCACTTTCGCCAACACCTGCGCCATGTTTGCCTATCCCGACGGCGGGCCAAACAAGCCATCTGACTTCTTTGTCGGCAAAGACCGCAACGGGCAGCAGGCCATCGTGCGGGCAGTGCGCGCCTGCGAAGCGGTGCATGGCTACAACCAATGCAGCTATGCTGATGTGCAAACCCGTACTGGCGATACGTTCTGCACCGGCTACGATTACAGCGTGTACGGCCAAGATTGA
- a CDS encoding glutaredoxin family protein, which yields MVLTLMFREYCSLCHHMRAALQPYQAAYGFELQVFDVDEDPELEARYNELVPVLLHEGEEICHWHLDEAKLLAVLQNAKAT from the coding sequence ATGGTTCTAACTTTAATGTTTCGCGAATATTGCAGCCTGTGCCACCATATGCGCGCTGCCCTGCAGCCGTATCAGGCGGCATATGGTTTTGAGTTGCAGGTGTTTGATGTGGATGAAGATCCGGAGCTGGAAGCGCGGTATAACGAGCTTGTGCCGGTATTGCTGCATGAAGGCGAGGAAATCTGCCATTGGCATTTGGATGAGGCCAAATTGCTGGCGGTGCTGCAAAATGCAAAGGCTACCTGA
- the truA gene encoding tRNA pseudouridine(38-40) synthase TruA, with product MNPSPIKRRVLFVSYDGSRFFGWQKQADGIATVQSALEAALSELAQEHISVVTAGRTDTGVHATAQVVHFDSAAQRPDQAWVRGVNALLPEGVAVWRVQDVAPEFHARFDACGRRYRYLLQSAPVRSPLLVGRAGWAHYALDMDAMRQAAALLVGEHDFSSFRAAECQAKSPVKTLYRVALCGTPELMAVDFHGNAFLHHMVRNLMGALVYVGCGKLSVDGFAGLLAARSRKLAPPTFMPDGLYLTGIDYPPHFGVATPPPPAWLFPDW from the coding sequence ATGAATCCATCTCCCATCAAACGACGTGTCTTATTCGTCAGCTACGACGGCAGCCGTTTTTTCGGCTGGCAGAAGCAGGCAGACGGCATTGCCACCGTACAAAGCGCCTTGGAAGCTGCTTTGAGCGAATTGGCGCAGGAACACATCAGCGTGGTAACGGCCGGGCGTACCGATACCGGTGTGCACGCCACCGCGCAGGTGGTGCATTTCGATTCCGCCGCGCAGCGGCCGGATCAGGCTTGGGTGCGCGGTGTGAACGCGCTGTTGCCCGAGGGCGTGGCCGTGTGGCGGGTGCAGGATGTGGCGCCGGAGTTTCATGCCCGTTTTGATGCCTGCGGGCGGCGTTATCGTTATCTGTTGCAATCGGCGCCGGTGCGTTCGCCGCTGTTGGTGGGGCGTGCGGGGTGGGCGCATTATGCCTTGGATATGGATGCCATGCGCCAAGCTGCCGCGCTCTTGGTGGGCGAGCACGATTTTTCCAGCTTCCGCGCTGCCGAATGCCAGGCCAAATCGCCGGTGAAAACCCTGTATCGTGTGGCTTTGTGTGGCACGCCGGAATTGATGGCGGTGGATTTCCACGGCAATGCCTTTCTGCACCACATGGTGCGCAACTTGATGGGCGCGCTGGTGTATGTGGGCTGCGGTAAGTTGAGTGTGGACGGTTTTGCCGGGCTGCTGGCCGCGCGTAGCCGCAAGCTTGCGCCCCCCACTTTTATGCCCGACGGGCTGTATCTCACCGGCATCGACTACCCGCCGCACTTCGGCGTGGCCACGCCGCCGCCACCCGCCTGGCTGTTTCCAGATTGGTAA
- a CDS encoding FimV/HubP family polar landmark protein, giving the protein MKLIAASLGLVASVGAHAALGVLQVQSRLDEPFSATVVVTGDEARALASAKPTINGANLQATVSRRSSDRAVIHLHSSTPIKEPVMTFWLGVGNQNHQYTAILDPRDYQSAPSSSRSRHERRAEAAPSRRHPAETRRHRRAADRREAPVQIQGESYQIKDGELLVDIAQRVKPSGMTLRQTINALVAANPRAFRNGNPDLMYRGATLTIPDGETLRRLAHNPPRRVSDRAQEERPAVDTAPARQLPSVETQSAAPTPPITPPAPPVEPAQPQPQQPAQPPVQQLPQEQPAVPPMASDVVPEMPASAVLPDMGASLPEQASDMMVSEPVEEMPPPVVAPPVVETPPMEEEGMDITQMALYGGGGLLVLGGLAYLLMNRRRKMAAPARGDDHADDDGLYFESVTDHSSSFSAAPAAPAAVQPAPVSEQDLGLDLSHLDEQQQLGSTPSTGDAARQAEADEWSWLQSEQPAAAPAAPAAPAAAGSTASDDDWLNFATEEPTAFAAPAAQAPVQPAPEPQAEPVAPEELDWVLDETPAAVEVVEPAQPAASEMDNTISFDVSSLDTEGVSSVAEEAAAASNVMDLDFDSTPAVPAQAAPVEVSQPASAYAEPVSAGPLPKEALEAKLELAKMYLEIDDANTARQTLMELINESEGSSIQAEAQQLLNDIGQ; this is encoded by the coding sequence ATGAAACTGATCGCGGCTTCGCTGGGTTTGGTAGCCTCTGTCGGTGCCCATGCCGCTTTGGGCGTTTTGCAGGTTCAGTCGCGTTTGGACGAGCCGTTTTCCGCCACAGTGGTGGTAACGGGCGACGAGGCACGTGCTTTGGCTTCGGCCAAGCCCACCATCAATGGTGCCAATCTGCAAGCCACGGTATCGCGCCGAAGCAGCGACCGTGCCGTTATCCATTTGCATTCCAGCACGCCAATTAAAGAGCCGGTGATGACTTTCTGGCTGGGCGTAGGTAATCAAAACCACCAATATACCGCCATTTTGGACCCCCGCGATTATCAATCTGCCCCCAGTAGCTCTCGTTCGCGCCACGAACGCCGTGCTGAAGCTGCACCGAGCCGCCGCCATCCTGCCGAAACCAGACGGCACCGCCGTGCTGCCGACCGTCGCGAAGCACCAGTGCAGATTCAGGGAGAAAGCTATCAGATTAAAGATGGCGAATTGCTGGTGGACATTGCCCAGCGCGTTAAGCCGTCCGGCATGACTTTGCGTCAAACCATCAACGCATTGGTGGCCGCCAACCCGCGCGCCTTCCGCAACGGAAACCCTGATTTGATGTATCGTGGTGCCACCCTCACCATTCCCGATGGCGAAACCCTGCGCCGTTTGGCACACAACCCACCACGCCGCGTAAGCGACCGCGCACAGGAAGAGCGCCCAGCAGTTGACACTGCTCCAGCACGCCAGCTGCCGTCGGTGGAAACTCAGTCGGCCGCACCCACTCCGCCGATTACTCCCCCTGCACCGCCTGTTGAGCCGGCTCAACCCCAGCCGCAACAACCTGCCCAGCCGCCAGTTCAGCAATTGCCTCAAGAGCAGCCTGCTGTTCCGCCCATGGCCAGCGATGTAGTCCCCGAGATGCCGGCTTCTGCCGTGCTGCCCGATATGGGTGCCAGCTTGCCTGAGCAGGCTTCCGATATGATGGTGTCCGAGCCGGTGGAAGAAATGCCGCCGCCCGTGGTTGCCCCGCCGGTGGTGGAAACCCCGCCGATGGAGGAAGAGGGCATGGACATCACTCAGATGGCACTCTACGGTGGTGGTGGATTGTTGGTGTTGGGTGGTTTGGCGTATCTCCTGATGAACCGCCGTCGCAAAATGGCCGCACCTGCCCGCGGTGACGATCATGCGGACGATGACGGCCTCTATTTTGAGAGTGTTACCGACCATTCCAGCAGCTTTTCTGCCGCTCCGGCTGCTCCTGCCGCAGTGCAGCCTGCACCAGTGAGCGAACAGGATTTGGGCTTGGACTTGAGCCACTTAGACGAACAGCAGCAGCTGGGCAGTACTCCCAGTACTGGAGACGCGGCCCGGCAGGCCGAAGCCGATGAGTGGAGTTGGCTGCAGTCCGAACAACCTGCTGCAGCACCTGCTGCCCCGGCTGCGCCCGCTGCTGCTGGATCTACCGCTTCGGATGACGATTGGCTGAACTTTGCTACCGAAGAGCCTACTGCTTTCGCTGCCCCGGCGGCTCAAGCACCTGTGCAGCCAGCGCCCGAGCCACAGGCTGAACCGGTTGCCCCTGAAGAGCTGGATTGGGTGTTGGATGAAACTCCTGCTGCCGTTGAAGTGGTAGAGCCTGCCCAGCCGGCAGCGTCGGAAATGGACAATACCATTTCCTTTGATGTATCAAGCTTGGATACTGAAGGCGTGAGTAGTGTAGCTGAAGAAGCTGCCGCTGCATCCAATGTAATGGATTTGGACTTTGACAGCACGCCGGCTGTTCCGGCTCAAGCCGCTCCGGTGGAAGTCAGCCAGCCCGCTTCGGCATATGCCGAGCCGGTTAGTGCCGGCCCGCTGCCGAAAGAGGCGCTGGAAGCCAAATTGGAACTGGCTAAAATGTATCTGGAAATCGATGATGCCAACACTGCCCGTCAGACCCTGATGGAACTGATTAACGAATCAGAAGGCAGCAGCATTCAGGCTGAGGCACAGCAATTGTTGAACGACATCGGCCAGTAA
- a CDS encoding YciI family protein, with the protein MMLFMLMASDVTDSTKARLAARSAHLARLEKLAKAGRLVLAGPCPLPEGETGFSGSLIVADFASLDEAEEWAGQDPYVEAGVYAEILIRPFKKVLPA; encoded by the coding sequence ATTATGTTGTTCATGCTGATGGCCTCCGACGTGACCGATTCCACCAAAGCCAGACTAGCTGCCCGCAGCGCGCATTTGGCCAGGCTAGAAAAGCTGGCCAAAGCCGGCCGGCTGGTTTTGGCTGGACCATGTCCCCTGCCCGAGGGCGAAACCGGCTTTTCAGGTAGCCTCATCGTGGCCGACTTCGCCTCTTTAGACGAAGCTGAAGAATGGGCTGGGCAAGACCCCTATGTGGAAGCCGGCGTATATGCCGAAATCCTCATCCGTCCGTTTAAGAAAGTACTGCCTGCATGA
- a CDS encoding peptidyl-prolyl cis-trans isomerase, translating to MKQTSLALLLTTVLAVSPLAAQTVVTVNNTRIDSTVIDQQVRIINEQSNGQVVDTPELRENIARRLVTRELMIQESRRLRLNESPEFKQIIERARTDARTSGEDRKPTFQQDWETFEGNVTAQALVAHILRSNPVTDAQVQQAYQEITNRYRGTQEVKLGEIILNNRDNAQKAVADLRRGRRFTDVARQYTIDTPSRANGGISPTFTPLKDLEEGAPMVYNAVKSLGQGKFTETPVESNGIFAIFYMEAKRPVRVPPFAQLKPQIQQDLQNLLIEQEIARLYQQANIR from the coding sequence ATGAAACAAACTTCACTCGCACTACTACTGACTACCGTTTTGGCTGTCTCCCCGCTAGCTGCCCAAACCGTTGTAACCGTAAACAATACCCGCATTGACAGCACCGTAATCGACCAACAGGTAAGGATTATTAACGAGCAGAGCAACGGCCAGGTGGTCGACACCCCTGAGCTGCGCGAAAACATTGCCCGCCGCCTCGTAACCCGCGAACTGATGATTCAAGAATCACGCCGCCTGCGCCTAAACGAAAGCCCCGAATTCAAACAAATCATCGAACGCGCCCGCACCGATGCCCGCACCAGTGGCGAAGACCGCAAACCCACCTTCCAGCAAGACTGGGAAACCTTTGAAGGTAACGTAACCGCCCAAGCCCTGGTGGCACACATCCTTCGCTCCAACCCAGTAACCGACGCCCAAGTGCAACAGGCCTACCAGGAAATCACCAACCGCTATCGCGGCACGCAAGAAGTTAAACTTGGCGAAATCATCCTCAACAACCGCGATAACGCCCAAAAAGCCGTAGCCGATCTCCGACGCGGCCGCCGCTTCACCGATGTGGCCCGTCAATACACCATCGACACGCCAAGCCGTGCCAACGGCGGCATCAGCCCCACTTTCACCCCACTGAAAGATTTGGAAGAAGGCGCACCCATGGTGTATAACGCCGTGAAATCACTCGGCCAGGGCAAATTCACCGAAACCCCGGTGGAAAGCAACGGCATTTTCGCCATCTTCTATATGGAAGCCAAACGCCCCGTGCGCGTGCCGCCGTTTGCCCAACTGAAACCGCAAATCCAACAAGATTTGCAAAACCTGCTGATCGAGCAGGAAATTGCCCGCCTCTATCAACAAGCCAATATCCGCTAA
- a CDS encoding TetR family transcriptional regulator, which translates to MRKTKIEAQKTRNYLLKAALDTFYIRGVSRSSLNEIAQTAGVTRGALYWHFKNKEDLFEGLFQKVFVELSSKLAYDIETQSPDIWESFEVATINLFQKLETDETVRKFCNIIHLKCEYTEQNHSVVKIMRSYQDMWQRQLTDVLTLSLQKKKLPEDLNINLAVVFMMSVISGLMNIWMNMPEQFSIGKTAPNIIRTAMKALQHSPDLCTQSFKPLPLSMRQHKA; encoded by the coding sequence ATGAGAAAAACGAAAATTGAAGCGCAGAAAACACGCAACTACCTACTTAAGGCAGCATTGGATACATTCTATATAAGAGGGGTCAGCCGTTCATCTCTAAACGAAATCGCTCAAACTGCCGGCGTAACGCGTGGCGCGCTGTATTGGCATTTCAAAAATAAAGAAGATTTGTTTGAAGGTCTGTTTCAAAAAGTATTTGTCGAATTATCTAGCAAGTTGGCGTACGATATAGAAACCCAATCGCCGGATATTTGGGAAAGTTTTGAAGTAGCCACCATTAATCTGTTTCAAAAGCTGGAAACCGATGAAACCGTAAGAAAGTTTTGCAACATCATTCATTTGAAATGCGAATACACTGAGCAAAACCACTCTGTGGTGAAAATCATGCGCAGCTATCAGGATATGTGGCAGCGTCAGCTCACCGATGTGCTGACGTTAAGCCTGCAAAAGAAAAAGCTACCGGAAGATTTGAATATTAATCTGGCGGTGGTGTTTATGATGTCAGTTATCAGCGGGCTGATGAACATTTGGATGAATATGCCCGAACAATTCAGCATCGGCAAAACTGCGCCGAATATTATCCGTACCGCCATGAAGGCATTGCAGCATTCGCCGGATTTGTGCACTCAGTCTTTTAAACCTCTGCCACTGAGTATGCGGCAGCATAAGGCTTAA